One stretch of Gadus macrocephalus chromosome 12, ASM3116895v1 DNA includes these proteins:
- the LOC132469798 gene encoding calmodulin-regulated spectrin-associated protein 2-like, with protein sequence MGEVQDIKDVKKIFIAPAIKYFDHYDFARAKIGCSLKWLVTKAYGTDGVPADLRDPFYTDQYDQEHLKPPVVSLLLSADLYRRAGSHILKSDPAAGPLLGHDAVIQALAQRGLYVTEQERLVTERDLHRRPLQMVRALEGYGDI encoded by the exons ATGGGTGAAGTTCAAGACATCAAGGATGTTAAAAAGATATTTATTGCTCCGGCAATAAAGTATTTTGATCACTACGACTTCGCGAGAGCCAAGATTGGTTGCAGCCTAAAGTGGTTGGTGACCAAGGCGTATGGGACAG ACGGCGTCCCAGCAGACCTGCGGGACCCCTTCTACACGGACCAGTACGACCAGGAGCACCTGAAGCCCCCCGTGGTCAGCCTCCTCCTGTCCGCCGACCTCTACCGGAGGGCCGGCAGCCACATCCTGAAGAGTGACCCGGCCGCCGGGCCTCTTCTGGGGCACGACGCCGTAATCCAGGCCCTGGCTCAGAGAGGCCTCTACGTCACCGAACAGGAGAGGCttgtcacagagagagaccttCATAGGAGACCTCTGCAAATGGTAAGGGCACTGGAGGGATACGGGGACATTTGA
- the LOC132469519 gene encoding calmodulin-regulated spectrin-associated protein 2-like, whose translation HSPVLQPARTTPPQTWQPGGPACGATLHRTGGKGSNYLAFMAELFTSFEVDKPSFVKPRILDGEGTVTPSSLLKNIPAVPISKATKRSFMDRSPSPERPSLPLRPQPRNTGEIRRSTSMSFVDGNVGTWPKEKRSGPYGVSFDIPFDKSDPAPASEPPPRGMVRSASTDDGAGFKVHHMPRGMKRNLSFQPVHGQNLGIEEEEGCPESLAAREAEVRPTTGRAYPNGHGDAASLPSGGGPSMEDALRMISPGRPATEGTNSGFFLHGPAGLGAPLDPVSESEFKGPPSSSDDDTEMDTGVQVRTEDALDEDSSLRDCSVNLELELDTPSPSGSAGYGRSPSAAVRMTSFAEQKQKKLQPSAPDSGRGSSSSLKTTPEGSELGLPLSVTWGPSPKHSPVRKHSPPPPPAAKAPPAVPLRVAPVDPAQAMATEMVELRMRLEEKRKAIEAQKKKVEAAFTRHRQRTGRSAFLDVVKRRGDGAAEEGGKAEDGGKAEGPSPALRAGGRSVADTPDGAEQGGREEGGGPPVAGQPTEVDLTEYTRSIDKLNHSLGFLQTEMQRLAQQQEVIMAMREQKHQQSWLIPAPHANPAQQNPGRVGGAGTRSSGPSSPVDSPRVAHRSPTSIRRKSASFHSRNPRTPRPSELKLAPYNRVLAAPQSVDSIPRLRRFSPCQPLAHSFVYMGENPARANPETDPQDGDGNEEDPLLSLESEGPHTTTSSSAKVARKLGNVKQWEVDANMEVSGMPAWDQETDAALKPTVDTSVSEVLSHPVLESFTVTPTESPPQLGQAKGSLVEVPLLTETEGEALEERDEGGAGLDDDQTACRGFFFKEESKGEDNMAQKRAALLEKRMRREKESQMKKVQQEADLEQKKEEARLKAEEERLRKEEDKARKEFIKQEHLRRKQLKLMEDMDQVIKPRPSSLGRQRRSRPKSIHRESHDSPRTPVRAAVSSLSLASLSLGDADSSQPDKRGPRSASLASGSLLHFLSSPKRRRRRPDSADGFLSPSRSNSRNGEKDWENASTTSSVTSFTEYTGPKLYKEPSSKSNKHIIQNALAHCCLAGKVNEGQKNKILEQMEKCEANSFLVLFRDAGCQFRSLYTYCPDTDDITKLTGIGPKSINRKMIEGLFKYNSDKKQFSQIPAKTMSASVDALTIHGHLWQTKKPPTPKKVVPPAKS comes from the exons CACTCCCCCGTCCTACAACCAGCTCGGACCACACCGCCGCAGACCTGGCAACCCGGGGGGCCGGCATGTGGGGCAACACTCCACCGCACGGGGGGCAAAGGG AGCAACTACCTGGCTTTCATGGCAGAGTTGTTCACGTCGTTTGAAGTGGACAAGCCTTCTTTCGTCAAGCCAAGAATTCTGGACGGTGAAGGCACCG TGACTCCATCCTCCTTACTGAAGAACATTCCAGCGGTCCCCATCTCCAAGGCAACCAAGAGAAGCTTCATGGACAGATCTCCAAGTCCTGAGAGACCAAG CTTACCCCTCCGCCCACAACCTCGCAACACAG GTGAAATCAGGAGGTCCACCTCCATGTCCTTCGTGGACGGCAACGTTGGAACCTGGCCTAAAGAGAAGAG GTCCGGGCCTTACGGAGTGTCCTTCGACATCCCCTTCGACAAAAGCGACCCGGCACCGGCCTCCGAGCCACCCCCCCGCGGCATGGTGCGGTCGGCCAGCACCGACGACGGCGCGGGCTTCAAGGTCCACCACATGCCCCGCGGGATGAAGCGCAACCTGTCCTTCCAGCCCGTCCACGGCCAGAACCTGGgcatcgaggaggaggagggctgcccGGAGAGCCTGGCCGCCCGGGAGGCCGAGGTCCGTCCCACCACGGGCCGGGCCTACCCCAACGGGCACGGCGACGCGGCCTCCCTCCCGTCCGGCGGCGGCCCTTCCATGGAGGACGCCCTGCGGATGATCAGCCCCGGCCGGCCCGCCACCGAgggcaccaacagcggcttcTTCCTGCACGGCCCCGCGGGCCTGGGGGCCCCGCTGGACCCCGTGTCCGAGTCGGAGTTCAAGGGGCCCCCGAGCTCGTCGGACGACGACACGGAGATGGACACGGGCGTCCAGGTGCGCACGGAGGACGCGCTGGACGAGGACTCGTCGCTGAGGGACTGCTCGGTGaacctggagctggagctggacacGCCCAGCCCCAGCGGCAGCGCCGGCTACGGCCGCTCGCCCTCCGCCGCCGTGAGGATGACCAGCTTCGCCgagcagaagcagaagaagctCCAGCCCTCGGCGCCCGACTCGGGGCGGGGCAGCAGCAGCTCGCTCAAGACCACGCCGGAGGGCTCGGAGCTGGGGCTGCCGCTGTCCGTCACCTGGGGCCCCAGCCCCAAGCACAGCCCCGTCCGCAAgcacagcccccccccgcccccggccgcCAAGGCGCCGCCGGCGGTCCCGCTGCGGGTGGCGCCCGTGGACCCCGCCCAGGCCATGGCCACGGAGATGGTGGAGCTCCGCATGCGGCTGGAGGAGAAGCGGAAGGCCATCGAGGCGCagaagaagaaggtggaggCGGCGTTCACGCGGCACCGCCAGCGGACGGGCCGCTCGGCGTTCCTCGACGTGGTGAAGAGGCGGGGCGACGGCGCCGCCGAGGAGGGCGGGAAGGCGGAGGACGGGGGCAAGGCGGAGGGCCCGAGCCCCGCCCTCCGCGCGGGGGGGAGGAGCGTGGCGGACACGCCGGACGGCGCCGAGCAAGGCGGCAGGGAAGAGGGCGGCGGGCCGCCGGTCGCGGGCCAGCCGACGGAGGTGGACCTGACGGAGTACACGCGCTCCATCGACAAGCTCAACCACTCGCTGGGCTTCCTGCAGACGGAGATGCAGCGGTTGGCCCAGCAGCAGGAGGTGATCATGGCCATGAGGGAGCAGAAGCACCAGCAATCGTGGCTGATCCCCGCGCCGCACGCAAACCCCGCCCAGCAGAACCCCGGTCGGGTCGGCGGGGCCGGGACCAGATCCTCCGGACCCTCCTCTCCGGTCGACTCCCCCCGCGTCGCCCACCGATCCCCCACCAGCATCAGACGCAAATCGGCCTCTTTCCATTCCCGTAACCCCCGCACCCCCCGCCCCAGCGAGCTGAAGCTAGCCCCCTACAACCGGGTCCTCGCCGCACCCCAGTCCGTGGACAGCATCCCCCGCCTGCGGAGGTTCTCTCCCTGCCAGCCCCTGGCCCACTCCTTTGTGTACATGGGGGAGAACCCAGCGAGGGCCAACCCAGAGACGGACCCTCAAGACGGGGACGGGAACGAGGAGGACCCCTTGCTCTCCCTGGAAAGCGAGGGgccacacaccaccacctcctcctccgccaaaGTCGCCCGTAAACTCGGCAACGTCAAACAGTGGGAGGTCGACGCGAACATGGAGGTCTCCGGGATGCCGGCATGGGACCAAGAGACGGACGCGGCCCTGAAGCCCACGGTGGACACGTCCGTCTCCGAGGTCCTGTCCCATCCGGTGCTGGAGTCCTTCACGGTGACGCCCACGGAGAGCCCGCCCCAGCTCGGTCAGGCCAAGGGCAGCCTCGTGGAGGTGCCCCtgctgacagagacagagggagaggctcTGGAGGAGAGGGACGAGGGCGGGGCCGGCCTGGACGACGATCAGACCGCGTGCCGGGGGTTCTTCTTCAAG GAGGAGAGCAAGGGTGAGGACAACATGGCCCAGAAGAGAGCGGCGCTGCtggagaagaggatgaggagggagaaggagagccaGATGAAGAAGGTGCAGCAGGAGGCGGATCTGGagcagaagaaggaggaggctcG gctgaaggcggaggaggagcggctgcggaaggaggaggacaaggcCCGCAAGGAGTTCATCAAGCAGGAGCACCTGAGGAGGAAGCAGCTCAAGCTCATGGAGGACATGGACCAGGTCATCAAGCCACGCCCCTCCAGCCTGGGCCGCCAGCGCCGCAGCCGGCCCAAGTCCATCCACCGAGAGAGCCATGACTCGCCCAGAACCCCCGTCAGGGCCGCAG TGTCCAGCCTGTCCCTGGCGTCCCTCTCCCTGGGAGACGCAGACAGCAGCCAGCCGGACAAGAGAGGCCCCAG AAGCGCTAGCTTAGCCTCTGGCAGCCTCTTGCACTTTCTGAGCTCTCCTAAGCGCCGGAGGAGAAG gccTGACTCGGCAGATGGCTTCCTCTCTCCAAGTCGATCGAACAGCAGGAACGGGGAGAAGGACTGGGAGaacgcctccaccacctcctccgtcacctccttCACTGAGTACACCG GGCCGAAGCTGTACAAGGAGCCTAGCTCCAAGTCCAACAAGCACATCATCCAGAACGCCCTGGCCCACTGCTGCCTGGCCGGCAAGGTCAACGAGGGCCAGAAGAACAAGATACTGGAG CAAATGGAGAAGTGCGAGGCCAACAGCTTCCTGGTCCTGTTCCGGGACGCGGGCTGCCAGTTCCGCTCGCTCTACACCTACTGCCCCGACACCGACGACATCACCAAGCTGACGGGCATCGGGCCCAAGAGCATCAACCGCAAGATGATCGAGGGGCTCTTCAAGTACAACTCGGACAAGAAGCAGTTCAGCCAGATCCCGGCCAAGACCATGTCCGCCAGCGTGGACGCCCTCACCATCCACGGCCACCTCTGGCAGACCAAGAAACCCCCCACGCCCAAGAAAGTGGTACCTCCCGCTAAGTCCTAA